The proteins below come from a single Mustela nigripes isolate SB6536 chromosome 14, MUSNIG.SB6536, whole genome shotgun sequence genomic window:
- the LOC132001979 gene encoding LOW QUALITY PROTEIN: Golgi reassembly-stacking protein 2-like (The sequence of the model RefSeq protein was modified relative to this genomic sequence to represent the inferred CDS: deleted 2 bases in 1 codon): MGSSQSVEIPGGGTEGYHVLRVQENSPGHRAGLEPFFDFIVSINGLRLNKDNDTLKDLLKANVEKPVKMLIYSRKTLELRETFVTPSNMWGDQGLLGVSICFSSFDGANENVWHVLEVESNSPAALAGLSLVSSCIIGADTVMNVSEDLFSLIETHEAKPLKLHVNNTDTDNCPEVIITPNSAWGGEGSLGCGIGYGYLHRIPTRPFEEGKKISLPGQMTGTPITPLKDGFTEVQLSSVNHPSLSPPGTTEIEQGLSGLSISSTPPAVSNVFSTGVPTVPLLPPQVNQSLTSVPPMNPATTLLGLMPLPTGLPNLPALPNLNLPTPHVMPGVSLPELVNPGLPPLPSLPPRNLSGIAPLPMPYELLPSFPLVPEVSSAASSGELLSSLPPTGSPLFDPATTTARADAASAPAASAPAVDVTPPAPKAPSTVEDRGCEPTPASEKPVSEVTDESASESP; the protein is encoded by the exons ATGGGGTCCTCGCAGAGCGTCGAGATCCCTGGCGGGGGGACGGAAGGCTACCATGTCCTTCGGGTACAAGAAAATTCCCCAGGACATAGAGCTGGACTGGAGCCattctttgattttattgtttctattaaTGGTTTGAGATTAAATAAAGACAATGACACTCTAAAGGATCTACTGAAAGCAAATGTTGAAAAGCCTGTAAAAATGCTGATCTACAGTAGGAAAACACTGGAGCTGCGAGAGACATTTGTCACCCCCAGCAACATGTGGGGTGACCAGGGCTTGCTGGGAGTGAGCATTTGTTTCAGCAGCTTTGATGGGGCAAACGAAAATGTTTGGCACGTATTGGAAGTAGAATCAAATTCTCCCGCGGCACTGGCGGGTCTCAGTCTTGTATCA TCTTGTATCATTGGAGCAGATACAGTCATGAATGTGTCTGAAGATCTGTTCAGCCTTATTGAAACACATGAAGCGAAACCACTGAAGCTTCATGTGAATAATACAGACACTGATAACTGTCCAGAAGTGATTATTACACCGAATTCTGCATGGGGTGGTGAAGGCAGCCTAGGATGCGGCATTGGATACGGTTATTTGCATCGAATACCAACCCGCCCGtttgaagaagggaagaaaatttctCTTCCTGGACAGATGACTGGTACACCTATTACTCCTCTTAAAGATGGGTTTACAGAGGTCCAGCTGTCCTCAGTTAATCACCCATCTTTGTCACCACCGGGAACTACAGAAATTGAACAGGGTCTGTCTGGACTTTCTATTAGCTCAACTCCACCAGCTGTCAGTAATGTTTTCAGTACAGGTGTCCCAACAGTGCCATTATTGCCACCACAAGTAAACCAGTCCCTTACTTCTGTGCCACCAATGAACCCAGCTACTACATTACTAGGTCTGATGCCTTTACCCACAGGACTGCCTaacctgcctgccctccccaacCTCAACCTCCCCACACCGCACGTCATGCCAGGCGTCAGCTTACCGGAACTCGTGAACCCGGGTTTGCCACCTcttccttccttgcctccccGAAACTTATCTGGCATTGCACCTCTCCCCATGCCATACGAGCTCCTCCCGTCATTCCCTTTGGTTCCGGAGGTGTCTTCTGCAGCAAGCTCAGGGGAgctgctctcctctctcccacccaccGGCAGCCCACTCTTCGACCCTGCCACGACCACTGCAAGGGCAGACGCTGCCTCCGCACCCGCTGCCTCCGCACCGGCTGTGGATGtgacgccccccgcccccaaggcCCCCAGCACTGTTGAGGACAGAGGCTGCGAACCCACCCCAGCCAGCGAGAAGCCTGTCTCTGAGGTTACGGATGAGAGTGCCTCCGAGTCACCCTAG